One region of Labrus bergylta chromosome 23, fLabBer1.1, whole genome shotgun sequence genomic DNA includes:
- the gnai1 gene encoding guanine nucleotide-binding protein G(i) subunit alpha-1 translates to MGCTLSTEDKAAVERSKMIDRNLRDDGEKAAREVKLLLLGAGESGKSTIVKQMKIIHEAGYSEEECKQYKAVVYSNTIQSIIAIIRAMGRLKIDFGDAARADDARQLFVLAGSAEEGFMTGELAGVIKRLWKDGGVQACFSRSREYQLNDSAAYYLNDLDRISQATYIPTQQDVLRTRVKTTGIVETHFTFKDLHFKMFDVGGQRSERKKWIHCFEGVTAIIFCVALSDYDLVLAEDEEMNRMHESMKLFDSICNNKWFTDTSIILFLNKKDLFEEKIKKSPLTICYPEYAGSNTYEEAAAFIQCQFEDLNKRKDTKEIYTHFTCATDTKNVQFVFDAVTDVIIKNNLKDCGLF, encoded by the exons ATGGGATGCACACTGAGCACGGAGGACAAGGCGGCGGTGGAGCGCAGTAAAATGATCGACAGGAATCTGCGGGACGACGGGGAGAAGGCGGCCAGGGAGgtcaagctgctgctgctcg GTGCTGGAGAGTCGGGGAAAAGTACAATCGTCAAGCAGATGAA GATCATCCACGAGGCAGGCTACTCAGAAGAGGAATGTAAGCAGTACAAGGCTGTGGTCTACAGCAACACCATACAGTCCATCATCGCCATCATCAGAGCCATGGGACGCCTCAAGATCGACTTCGGAGATGCTGCAAGAGCT GACGATGCACGGCAGCTGTTTGTGCTGGCGGGCTCTGCAGAGGAAGGCTTCATGACGGGAGAGCTGGCCGGCGTCATCAAGCGGCTGTGGAAGGACGGAGGCGTTCAGGCCTGCTTCAGCCGCTCGCGAGAATATCAACTCAACGACTCGGCAGCATA CTACTTGAACGATTTGGACAGGATATCCCAGGCCACCTACATCCCGACCCAGCAGGATGTCCTGAGGACCCGAGTCAAAACCACGGGCATTGTGGAGACACACTTCACATTCAAGGACCTGCACTTCAA AATGTTTGATGTCGGCGGTCAGCGGTCCGAGAGGAAGAAGTGGATCCATTGCTTCGAGGGTGTGACCGCCATCATCTTCTGCGTGGCCCTCAGCGACTATGACCTGGTGCTGGCTGAGGACGAGGAGATG AACCGAATGCACGAGAGTATGAAGCTTTTCGACAGCATCTGTAACAACAAGTGGTTCACGGACACCTccatcatcctcttcctcaacAAGAAGGACCTGTTTGAGGAGAAGATCAAGAAGAGTCCTCTTACCATCTGCTACCCAGAATATGCTG GCTCCAACACGTACGAGGAAGCAGCTGCCTTCATTCAGTGTCAGTTCGAGGACCTGAACAAGAGAAAGGACACCAAGGAGATCTACACCCACTTCACCTGCGCCACAGACACCAAGAATGTGCAGTTCGTCTTCGACGCCGTCACCGACGTCATCATCAAGAACAACCTGAAAGACTGTGGGCTCTTCTGA